The following proteins are co-located in the Cyanobacterium sp. T60_A2020_053 genome:
- a CDS encoding DUF2273 domain-containing protein encodes MDRALTLSQANLKMALWQIEVDSMNDTDLYVWISNAGFSDSIALRLHELIKKVQQIGNKVISVGKIILIKILEFIKAHPHLAIGVALGISVSILVRSIPFFGQFLAPLAMILGVGIGAIAGHRLDKKQKGEEVYGVTIIEQTQEVIEIFKEFFYLLIEVFRLVFAEINS; translated from the coding sequence TCACAAGCAAATCTCAAAATGGCTTTATGGCAAATAGAAGTCGATTCAATGAATGATACAGATTTATATGTATGGATTTCCAACGCAGGTTTTAGTGATTCTATAGCCCTTAGATTACACGAACTAATAAAGAAAGTACAACAAATCGGGAATAAAGTAATTTCTGTCGGTAAAATTATCTTAATAAAAATTCTCGAATTTATTAAAGCACATCCTCATTTAGCGATCGGTGTTGCATTAGGTATTTCTGTAAGTATTTTAGTTCGTTCAATTCCCTTCTTTGGACAATTTTTAGCACCTTTAGCAATGATATTGGGTGTTGGTATTGGAGCGATCGCAGGGCATCGACTAGATAAAAAACAAAAAGGGGAAGAAGTTTACGGGGTAACAATTATTGAGCAAACTCAAGAAGTTATTGAAATTTTTAAAGAATTTTTCTATTTATTAATAGAAGTATTCCGTTTAGTATTCGCTGAAATCAACTCATGA